In the genome of Noviherbaspirillum saxi, the window ATTGCCCTGGCGGACAAACAGGTCCGGTGCCAAAGCAAGATAACCCAGCTTGGCGAAGCGCCTTGCAACATCGGCGATATGCTCGTGCACGCCGAAAATTTCGGATACCACCAGCACCACCGGCAAGTTCGACTTGCCTTCCGGCTGTGCACGATAGACGGGAACCTTCTGGCCCTTGACCATGATGCTGACTTCGCCTGCGGTCAGGCCGGACGTGTCGGTCTTGAGCACGCTTTGCGCGGCAACCGGCATGACGGCTGCGGCAAAGCCGGTGCCTAGCGCGGTCTTGAGAAAATCGCGGCGATCGACGCCATCCGACAACGGCGTCTTGGTGACCAGGCTATCAAAATCGTCTATGAAATTTTGCACAGAACATCCTCCGGAATGATGGACTTGCTTAAGTAAGGCGCTCCCGCAAATGTTCAGGAGCGGACCATGTTTTGCTTCTTCGCTTCTTCTTTAACCGCTTGCCGGATGGCGTATCGACCGAATCGACACGGTCAGTGCGCTTCATCCCAGTTCTTGCCAACGCCGACTTCTGCGATCAGCGGCACCTTCAGCTGCGCGACGCCGCGCATCAGTTCCGGCAGCTTGTCACGAATATACGACAATTCCGCCTCGGGCACTTCGAGCACCAGTTCGTCATGCACCTGCATCACCATTTTGGCTTGCATCCGCTCGGCTTCCAGCCAGTCCTGCACCGCGATCATCGACAACTTGATCAGGTCGGCGGCAGTACCCTGCATCGGTGCATTGATCGCGGCCCGTTCCGCCGCTTGGCGGCGCGGTCCGTTTGGTGAATTGATTTCCGCCAGCCACAGCCTGCGACCGAACACGGTTTCGACAAAGCCATGCGCCTTGGCCTGGATACGCGTCTCGGCCATGTATTGCGCGACACCGGGATAGCGCTGAAAGTATTTATCGATATACATTTGCGCGGCCGAGCGCTCGATACCAAGGTTGCTCGCCAGTCCGAATGCGCTCATGCCGTAGATCAAACCGAAATTGATGACCTTGGCATAGCGGCGCTGTTCGCTGGTGACTTCGGCCGGCGTGCTGCCGAAGATTTCTGCAGCGGTCGCGCGGTGAATATCCTCGCCTTCCGAGAAGGCGCGCAGCAGGCTGGCATCGCCCGAGATATGCGCCATGATGCGCAGCTCGATCTGCGAATAATCGGCGGATACGATCACACTACCCGGCGGCGCGATGAAGGCTTCGCGGATACGCCGGCCTTCGGCGGTGCGCACCGGGATGTTCTGCAGATTCGGCTCATTCGACGCCAGACGCCCGGTAACAGCGACTGCCTGCGCATAATTGGTATGCACGCGGCCGCTGTTGGGGTCGACCATTTTCGGTAGCTTGTCGGTGTAGGTCGACTTCAGCTTGGACAGGCTGCGATAGTCGAGCAGGACCTTCGGCAATGGATAATTTTCGGCCAGCTTTTGCAATACTTCCTCGTCGGTCGACGGGGTACCCGATGGTGTTTTCTTCACTACCGGCAGTTGCAGCTTGTCGAAAAAGATTTCGCCTATCTGCTTCGGCGAATTCAGGTTGAAGGGCTGGCCGGCCAGTTCATAGGCCTGCTTTTCCATTTCCATCATGCGCGTGCCGAGTTCATGCGACTGCTTTGCCAGCAGTTCGGTGTCGATCAGCACGCCGTTGCGTTCGATCTTTTGCAAGACGATCGAAGTCGGCACTTCGATCTTTTCATAGACGAAGCGCAGTCCTTCGTGCTGCGCGACATGCGGCCACATCGCGTTATGCAATTGCAGCGTGATATCGGCATCTTCGGCTGCATATTCGGTGGCGCGCTCGATAGCGACCTGGTCAAAGCAGATTTGCGAAGCGCCCTTGCCGCACACTTCTTCGTAAGTGACAGTCTTGCGATTGAGATGGCGCAGCGCAAGACTGTCCATGTCATGGCTTTTGTGCGACTCGAATACATAGGATTGCAGCAGCGTATCGTGCGCGATCCCGCGCACGGTAATGCCGTAATTGCCGAAGATGTGGCAATCGTATTTCAGGTGCTGGCCGACCTTGGGTTTGGACGGGTCTTCCAGCCACGGCTTGAGTTTCTCAAGCACCAGCTCGCGCGACAATTGAGTGGGCGCATCCTGGTAGCGGTGCGCGAGCGGAATATATGCGGCAACGCCCGGCTGGCAGCACAGCGAAATGCCGACCAGTTGCGCCTGCATGGCGTTGAGCGAAGTGGTTTCCGTATCGAAGGAAGTCAGCGCCGCTTTATCGATCGTGTCGAGCCAGTGCGCAAGGCGCTCTTCGGTACGCACGGTTTCATAATCGCTCGTCGTGACCAGCGCCGCGGAATCGAACAATCCGCCTTGCGGATCGGCCGCTTGCGATGGCGGCGCGGTCGGCTTGCCACCGGCGGTAGGATCGCCGGTCAATTCGCGCAGCCAGGTCTTGAAACCGTAGCGCTTGAAGAATTCAATCATCGCCTCATCGTCCACCGGCATGGCGACCAGCGATTCGGGAATCGACACCATATGCTTGGCCAGGTCGCAGTCGTGCCGGATCGTGATGAGCTTGCGCCCCATCGGCAGCCAGTCGAGCGCGCGACGCAGGTTCTCGCCGACCGCGCCGCCGATATTGGCCGCCTGCGCGATGATTTCATCGAGCGAACCATGTTGCGTCAACCATTTGACCGCGGTTTTCGGACCGACCTTGTCGACGCCCGGCACGTTGTCGACGGTGTCGCCGACCAGGGTCAGGTAATCGATGATGCGCT includes:
- the polA gene encoding DNA polymerase I; this translates as MNKTLLLVDGSSYLYRAFHAMPDLRNSEGAPTGAIYGMINMLRKLRNDYAAGYMACVFDAKGKTFRDDLYPEYKAHRPSMPEDLAKQIEPIHEAVRALGWPILMVDGVEADDVIGTLAAQAVEHGLEAVVSTGDKDMAQLVNEHVTLINTMTNEKLDRAGVIAKFGVPPERIIDYLTLVGDTVDNVPGVDKVGPKTAVKWLTQHGSLDEIIAQAANIGGAVGENLRRALDWLPMGRKLITIRHDCDLAKHMVSIPESLVAMPVDDEAMIEFFKRYGFKTWLRELTGDPTAGGKPTAPPSQAADPQGGLFDSAALVTTSDYETVRTEERLAHWLDTIDKAALTSFDTETTSLNAMQAQLVGISLCCQPGVAAYIPLAHRYQDAPTQLSRELVLEKLKPWLEDPSKPKVGQHLKYDCHIFGNYGITVRGIAHDTLLQSYVFESHKSHDMDSLALRHLNRKTVTYEEVCGKGASQICFDQVAIERATEYAAEDADITLQLHNAMWPHVAQHEGLRFVYEKIEVPTSIVLQKIERNGVLIDTELLAKQSHELGTRMMEMEKQAYELAGQPFNLNSPKQIGEIFFDKLQLPVVKKTPSGTPSTDEEVLQKLAENYPLPKVLLDYRSLSKLKSTYTDKLPKMVDPNSGRVHTNYAQAVAVTGRLASNEPNLQNIPVRTAEGRRIREAFIAPPGSVIVSADYSQIELRIMAHISGDASLLRAFSEGEDIHRATAAEIFGSTPAEVTSEQRRYAKVINFGLIYGMSAFGLASNLGIERSAAQMYIDKYFQRYPGVAQYMAETRIQAKAHGFVETVFGRRLWLAEINSPNGPRRQAAERAAINAPMQGTAADLIKLSMIAVQDWLEAERMQAKMVMQVHDELVLEVPEAELSYIRDKLPELMRGVAQLKVPLIAEVGVGKNWDEAH